The sequence CACAGGACACAGCACTGGAAGTGGCTGGCAAGCAAGCAAGACAAAGACAGACTAAGAGATGCACTGCTCAGCTAGGTTAGCAtgacagacagactagagagagatgcactgtAAGCTAGCACATCAACTTAACATTCATGTTATTTGCTGACATCAATCTTGGAGAGAACACAAATTTACCTGATTGCTGTTCCCGCAATTTACTCtcattgtgttttttttcttctcttttcgTGACCAGAAGGATAGTTCTGCTTCATCCTCTCATTGAAGTTGTAAACATTGACACCCACTTTGACACGATGGGGAGGCGGGGCCCTTGCGTAATTTGCAGGGCCCTACGCAAATTGCGTAGTGAGTGTATAGGGCCGCCTGGCTCTGACCAGGATAAACATGGAAGGTTAGACCTTGAGATGTAAATTACATTGAAAATGAAGTGAGGTAGTTGACTTTATTTCTAATGGGTTCATTAGCTGATTCATTATCTGATTGTGATAAATGTTGAATGTTACAGAGTTCCCAGTCACTTCATGGGGACATTCCTCAGAAGCAGAGGGAGATCACATTGAAAGGCTTCAGAAGTGGCACCTTTGAGGTCTTGGTGGCCACCAACGTTGCTGCTCGTGGGTTGGACATCCCAGAGGTAGACCTGGTCGTGCAGTGCTCACCCCCAAAGGTAGACAAATGCTGTGATAACTGTTCGTTTGCTCTTATACCTGTGTAGTAACACTTTAATTGATCTAGTAAGAACAATGTATTAAAACATGAACGTTGCTTTGACCCTCTACCAGGATGTGGAGTCATACATTCACCGGTCAGGTCGCACTGGTAGGGCTGGCAGGACAGGCGTCTGCATCTGTTTCTACCAACGCAAAGAGGAAGACCAGCTCCGATACGTAGAGCAGAAAGCAGGAATCACATTTAAGAGAGTTGGAGTGCCCACtgccaatgacatcatcaaatcCTCCAGTAAAGACGCAGTGAGGTTTTTAGACTCTGTGCCTCCCCAAGCCATTGAGTACTTCCGTGTGTCTGCTACCAAGCTGATTGAGGAGCGTGGGGCCGTGGATGCCCTGGCTGCCGCCCTGGCACACATATCAGGTGCCACTGCCCTGGAGCAGAGGTCCCTCCTCAACTCTGACGCTGTGAGTGTTCAGGCTCTACTAACTCACACATTCAGTGCCATTTATATGTAGCAATTGAATAATGAATGACATGTTGACATGTAAATGCCCTGAATGATTTAAAATGCATTTTGAATGGTTTGAACTTATATTTAATGTTCATGTTTGTTGTTCAAACCTTCCAGGGCTACACCACAATGACAATGAACTGCTCCCAGGAGCTGCACAACATTGGCTGCGCTTGGCGTGGTCTAAAGGAGCAGCTGGGAGAAGAGATTGACAATGTGATCCGGGGGATGACCTTCCTCAAGGGCAAAATGGTAGGCTTGTCATTTAATGTGCCTCAGGTCGGGAGGGGACAGGTGACGTCTCTGTTTTCACCTTTGAAATAAAACCACCCTCATTCACTGTTGGTACTATAATGACAATACTGTTGAGACTGGAATTGACTTGCCTAATGTTAAGCGAAAATATGAATATTATGAGTGAATTTTGTTTTGCAGGGAGTCTGTTTTGATGTTCCAGCTGACAAAGTAAAGGAGTACCAAGTAAGTAGAAAGCAGAGATACCTTTCCTCTTAACTGTGAGCAATTGGACACATGTAAAAGGCTTGGTGTAAGGTGATTCAAAGCTGAGAGGAGCAATTATCCCAGCCCTTTTTTTCAAACAGAATTTTCCTCGTGTGCAGTTTTGGAGTATTATTTCCCCAGCCGTACTGTCAAGCTTTGAATGAGTGATGCTACTCCTCAAGTTTCACAACAAAAGCAATCCCTCATTCGTAAAAAACTAAACGTAGATAATGTGGTTAGTAACACAGAGACACTATTGTACTTGTGGTGACCACTCCAGTTTTATTTTCCTCAGGATGCATGGCAGGATGGTAGGCGTTGGCAGCTGTCAATCGCCACAGAGCTCCCTGAGCTGGAGGAGAAACAGAGCATGGGTGGTGACCGTGGATACGGACGCTCCTTCGGTGGACGTGGTGGTGGAGGACGGGGGGGTGGCCGTGGCTTCAGAAACGGCAGCGGTGGTGGCAactggagaggaggtggaggaagtcATAAACGCAGCTTCAGCAGTGCATTTGATTATTAACCACAGACTTCCCGTTCTCTGGACTGAtgacatggctgtctgtttccTGCACAGCAAGCTGGTGGTTTTTACTGGTGTTTGTGGGACTGGCTAACCCTGTGCCCGAAAGTATATCCCCAAAATATGTATGAGCTGATTGCTTTGCAATTATATATTTAACTATCTCTACTTGATAAACTCATtcattggaatgagatgttttttCATTAAAGGTGGTCTGAGGAATGAAATGGTTATCTGCTCTATTTTGGgggttttttctttctttttttgtacCTGCTCCTTTTTATCCTAAAGAAAGAAATTCCTCCATGGACGTTGCTTTATGTATCTTGAAGGGCATTTCCTGAGATACTGTGCTAATACTCTCAATTTAAGTTTCTAGAAGAGTTTGTAGTTATAATGAAAACAACTTTAAACATATAGGCCTTTTGTCAATTTAAGTTTAATAAAAGGCAAACATTTTAGGGGAAAAAATCTATTCTACAATGACAGTCATTACCTGTTCAGCTTAATGtgataaactcagtttttaatgtactgtatgtgctctCAACTGCTTGGTCAGTCTTCCAGTTCATCTGAATACAACATTATAGAGTTGTGCCTGGCTTGGAAGAAAAATGTCTCCACCTTTTTCAGGGATTTTAGCACAGCAGTCTGTTAGATGCATGTTGATCCCACTCGTCTTATAGAAGTGGTCTTTgctgtgcactgtgtgtgtagcaATCGGTCTGTAAGGGATACCCCAAGTAATCCATATCCTCACCTGTAGAGTGGAGGATAAACATATTGAGAAGAATTTCCCACCCAAAAAAGTTAACCATATCTGAGGaaatgatttgaaaaagttgtcCGTTTTAGAGAGTAAAGAGAAAGTAGGCAGTAGCCAAGTGCCTTACAGTAACAGTCCACCCAGCCGGTGGCTGCTGCCCTCCAGCTTCTGTTTTCATTAGACTGGCTCCAGTGCTCTATGGTTTTTAGGTGGTCAACTATCTGCAGGAGCACATATCACTGGTTTAAAATTATAGATGCATGGAATGTCATTTTAATTTATCTACATATATTAGCCATATTAATGAGCTTACAAATGACAATTCTGAAATCACAGTAACTTCAACTGCTAGTTTACCTTGAATACAGCCTCTGCTTGCTCATTGTCGTCAGTGGTAGTATCAGATCTTTCTGTATACGTAAAAAGAAGGCCATGCATAAAGTTATTTCTAGAAAGAAAAAATGTTATGCGCTTGAACTACTTTTGTATGTACATACATTGGCACTTTAGCTATATACTTAGCAGCTCTTACCATGCACTTCAGGTGTTAAGGAAGACTGGTGAGAGTAGGACTGTTCTGGTGACTGTTCATCCTTTATGGTGTTGTAGGGAGGGTAATTGTCATTGACATGAAATATACCAGGGCTGTGACTGGCCTGCCCGCCTCTATACTTCAGGAAAACCTCTATGGAAACAGGGGTGACTGATGCTTAATTAAACATTGAATTTGACAGAGGGCTTGATACCAAGAGAACCCAATTCACTGATCAACACGCCATAAGAGAATGCAGGACAGTGACTTTCTGCCAATACACTATGTAGTTAGTTGTCCCTACCTGCAAATCTATCCAGTGACGCACAAGAACCTGCCTGAGTTTCTGAGAGGGAGATCAAATTTTGTTTTATGGCAACCTCTGACTCCTTTAGTCCTAGACAGCAACAAAGTAAATGGCAGCAAATAACACGACTGTCATTATTATCACTGGGCTATATTCCGTCATTGAGATGTTTACTCTTGATAGCTTTCTAAAGCTACTCACCTTTTCTTTGTTTGGTCATTTTAATAACAGGCAGCATCATGTAAACCCTAAAAGCATTACTGCCCTTCTTGATGCTCTTGTCTTGTAGCTCTTTCACATCGGGTAAAGAGTTCAGGGCACATCGGAAGTTAGCTTTCCATGTCTTCGGATCAGGCTTGTCTATCCCAGGTTTGTATCTGCCTTGAACCAAAGGGATAAAATGAATTAATCAAAGCAAAACTGAACAGTGTCATTTTACAAACAAGCAAGGATGAGAAAGTATTGTTTTATCCCAAAGGTTCTCACTACTGACTTGGAAAACATGCACAAATAGGTCAATTTGTTGCCCTTGTcagtacagaaaaaaaattgtggcAATTGATAAAACTATTAATATCTACAATGGAAATGGATTTTCCCATCCATAGATCTAAATAGATCATacaaatgttgttgttgtgtgatgtgtttacaggcagatggCTTTTCAGGGTTTCAGTTGCTATGGCCATTGAACATTGAAGATGAGAATAAGATTAAAATCTTTGATAAGGTTTAATCCACAAGGGTCATGTAAAAATGCAGAACTCTGTTCTTTAGGTCCATGATCCAAACACTAGACACAATGAAGTGGATATTTAGTGCTGACCTGGATGTATTATAATTTATAATATCAAGTATCAGTGACAAATATTGGAGCAAGCAAACTGATACATTTGCTGCTATTCTAACTTGCTTTAGAGATGTGATAAATGCACTTTACTGGCAACGGACCATGCGAAACTTGGGTATACATAATACCTTCATGCCATGGTGGAAGAGAGCTTTTCATGGTGCAATCAGAGAGCTTTGTCCATTGGTGTCTGAACTTGCTTCTTACCTGTGTGTATCGCCCAGTTTCGGAACAAAGTGGCGTCCTTGTCTATATTCCAACCATGTCGAGCCGCGTGCTTCCAAGGAATCTGAAAAACTTGAGCTGTCTAAAGATCAAAGCAGAGTAGTCCAAATGGTAAACTTTTTATCTTTTCACATCTGGACTGTGACAAAAGCAGTATATTCCCAAAAGAAATAAGTGAGACCTCTATTAGAGAGGGGATTTAAATTATATTGGCTATAACCAGAAAGATATTTCACTTGAGATATGATACCTGTTGGATATGGACTTAAGCATTTTCTGGTGTGAGTGAAGTCTTACATAAAAATCTTGCTTTTGTTAGATATTTTGTATCAGACGTTGGACCTAAATGCATTTAAGTGTACAGAATAACTATACTACAAATGTACAAGAACAGAAGAAATTACAATCTGGATTATGACATTTTTATTGTAAAATGATTTAAAACATCTGAAACAATGTTTTACCTCATCACGCCAGGTGACCCCTGGGTATTTCCCTGACTGTATCTGCTCCTCAAGCCAGGGTCGCAGTCTTAGACGACCTTGATGCATCTTCTAATGAACCTAGGGTTGCAGTCTGCCTTACTTCACACCTGACatccaataaaacacattttgtACCAAAATGTATTTGTACTAAAATGTATTTGTACTAAAATGTATTTGTACTATGTTCAACTACATTAACGTCTTGTCCAGGGGATTCAGCATTCAGAACTGTACTTGATAAGTGAGTATGTGTATGTCCTGGTGATTATAAAATGAGGTGAGGAATGACCCTAAATAGTCAGGTGAATCTCTCAAAGATTATAACAAATAGAAATAAATACTGCATGACAGCTTTTTTCTTAAACGATCCCACTCAACTAGTTATACAACTGACTCAATTCTGCAATCACCATGCACAATTTTGTCCAACTAGACTGCTTTTCAGACATGAACCAGACCATGCTTAATAATGACTGATGTCTATGTTTTGTGATACTTATCCTTTCATATTTGACTATAATTGATCCCCCACTGTTTAGAATAATCCTGATAATAGCTACTTCACTAACCTGCGCATGGAATCCTCAAACCTCCTGTGTGCTCGCACTGACGGGTTTCCTTAAACTACAGGTGCCCACACTAACAGGTAGCTAGGAAACTCTATTACACCCACACAGCACCCTTTAAGGCCCCTCCTCTATGTACAGtggaaagaaaaagtatgtgaaccctttagaattacctgaatttctgcataaattggtcataaaattagatctgatcttcatcttaagtcacaacaacagacaaacacaaagtgcttaaactaataacacaaattattttattttttcttgtctatattgaatacatcatgtaaactttcacagtgtaggttggaaaaactgtgtgaacccctaggctaataatgacttctccaaaagctgtcaggagtcagctaaccttgagtccaatcaatgagaagagattggagatgttggttagagctgccctgccctataaaaagcactcacaaaatgtgagtttgctattcacaagaagcattgcctgatgtgaaccatgccttgaagaAAAGAGATCTCAAAatacctaagattaagaattgttgacttgcataaagctggaaattgtaacaaaagtatctataaaaATCTTGATGTTGATCAAttcacagtaagacaaattgtctataaatgcagaaagttcagcactgttgctactctccctaggagtggccgtcttgcaaagatgactgcaagaacacagcgcagaatgctcaatgaggttaagaagaatcccagagtgtcagctaaagacttacataaATCTCtgggacatgctaacatctctgttgacgagtctacgatacgtaaaacactaaacaagaatggtgttcatgggaggacgtcacgggaagaagccactgctgtccaaaaaaacattgctgcacgtctgaggttcgcaaaagagcacctggatgttccacagcgctactggcaaaatattctgttgacagatgaaactacagttgagttgtttggaagtattatacaacactatgtgtggagaaaaaaaggcatagcactccaacatcaaaacctcatccccactgtaaagtatggtggagggagcattgTGGtttgggctgctttgctgcctcagggcctggacagcttgctatcatcgacggaaaaatgaattcctaagtttatcaagacattttgcaggagaatgttaggctatctgtccgccaattgaagctcaacagatgttgggtgatgcaacaggacaacaacaaaaaacacagaagtaaatcaacaacagaatggcttcaagagaagaaaatatgccttctggagtggcccagttagagtcctgacctcaacccgattgagatgctgtggcatgacctcaaaagagcggttcacaccagacatcccaagaatatccTGAACTGATAtggttttgtaaagaggaatggcccaaaactcctcctgaccgttgtgcaggtctgaatggccactacagaaaacgtttggttgttgctgccaaaggagggtcaaccagttattaaatccaaggcttcacatactttttccaccctgcactgtgaatgtttacacagtgtgttcagtaaagacatgaaaacgtaacattgtttgtgtgttattagtttaagcagactgtgtttgtctattattgtgagttagatgaagatcagatcaaattttatgacaaatctatgcagaaatccaggtaattccaaagggttcacatatttttCTTGCCACTACATTATATACAGAAATATGACTCCCACACAAAAACAAACTTGGTTGTAACAACTTGTAGCCTTACATACACTAAGTATACAAAACATGAGGAaaacctttctaatattgagttgataccccttttgccctcagaacaccctcaatttgtcggggcatgggcTCTACAAGGGGTCGAaaccgttccacagggatgctggcccatgttgactccattgcttcagacatttgtgtcaagttggctggatgtcctttgggtagtgatccattgttgatacacatgggaaactgttgagcgtgaaaaacccagcagcattgcagttcttgacacactcaaactggtgcgcctggcacctactaccatacttagttaaatcttttgtcttgcccattcaccctcaatggtgcacatacacaatccatgtctcaattgtctcaaggcttaaaaatccttctttaacctgtctcctcccctttatctacactgattgaagtggatgcaacaagtgacatcaataagggatcatagctttcacctggattcacctggtcagtctatgtcctggaaagagcatgttcttaatgttttgtacgctcagtgtataACAGCGCTTTGGTCGGCAaagctttatgctagaaacaagctgtaaaacaCCCAGGAAAGACCTGACTCCAATGCATATGGAGATATCATTGATCCATTTCTTTGACATTCAGATTCTGAGCTACAACCATAGTGGaggagacaaaaaatgtaatctaattctgtcactataAATTGATTACGTTATTCACTTTCTGATTAAGCtattcacagggtggtgaaagtgcaaatACTGCTCAGTGGCCAGGATGTGGACCATCAGACAAGACAAAGCTTTACGTGAGCATTTCTTAAATTTATGAAGATAGTTTGATTACTGGCATATGAATTGACAAGAGAAAAATACCATCTTGAGATATTATTTCAATGAATAACTTGCATGAATGTTGTGTGatgaggatggatggatactgTGCCATGATATTGTTTGTTTACCTAATGGAACTTCAGTGTCGTGATAGAGTGTTGAGAGCTTGCAGTTTGGCTCATAGTGGCATAcggcaaaaaaaatgtatcttgtcTCCATGTGTCCACTTTCTGCTCAAGATTAATGGTCAgattcagtggaggctgctgaggggaggacgggtCATTACACTCGATTCTAGCCagtattatgagccgtcctcccctcagcagcctcagaTTTCACTTGTatgtgtaacagtattgcttccgtctCTCTGAGTGGAATCCTTTAAGAAACCCTAAAGACTAAGGCTTTTTTTGACGTTTTTCATTACCTTCACATTTTGGCTTCTACAGGCATTTATGTAATAGGCACCATCAACTGTTTTAGGTCTATGGATTCAGCACACTgtcagctacaaaaaatatatgtCAAAACAAAGTTTTGAGACGCTTACTGTATATGAGTGATAATGTGCCATAaaggcaaaaaaatctaaaaactcATATTGAAATTctttgttttttatttgaaaaGCACTGCAAACTATAATGAACAAGATATCCATCACCAGATTGTGGTTCACCCAGGTCTTGAGTACCTCTATAAGTTTAAGGGGGGAAAAATTTCAAACAAACCAACAACTACTGTCCACTGTCCACATCTGCTTTTCAACAGAACAAAAATACCAATCACACAGAATTGCCATGTCTTTCACTCACATGTTATGCCACCGTTGGATGCCATTCCTAATGTCACATTGGGTCACCTCATTAGTGGGACTAGTTCCCCATCTACTGGCCTTTCATGTGTATTGCGCCTTAGGGAAAGACTTTATAGGCATTGTTGTTGTACATGAAGTTGCAGCTGAATTTGTTTTTGTTAAAGGGTCCTGTACCATCTCTTGTGGGGCACAGTGTAGTACCAAAGATTTTTACAACTACACCAAGATGGGGcttccgagtggtgcagcagtctaaggcactgcatctcagtgctaaaggcgtcactacagaccctggttcaaccctgggctgtatcacaaccagctgtgatcaggagtcccatagggcagcgcacaattggctcagtgttgtctgggttaggggagggtctggccggggtaggcagtcatggtaaaataagaatttgttcttaactgactagcctagttaaatgaaggtaaaaaatgttataataataataataataaaacctgttgtttcaaatgggaacaaatgagtcacagtgggcagaacaagcaaggaggtgggcagagccaaacaagagctagtgagatcctattggcgtgTTCTAGCAGACATTTGCTTATTTCctttagggaacgcctactctgtgaaatGCGCATGAGTAATAACTCAAGTCGCCTTTACTCTACTTCTAAACAAAAATTACTTTGGCAAAGTGTAAAGTCTACAAAAAGCAGTCCACTCTGTCCGTAACAGATTTTAGTTTTgtgaacagaaaactgtattgagatcaaatgtttaattgatGAGAAAATCAGCAAAATGTTGGCCAAAATCCTTCTCGTTCCAtcttatttggtagtgagtggaaacgtcAAGCGGATGTTTCaaatttatacatccggtgaaatatctggctcattgttctgcCTGTGGTAGTACTGTTGTGCCCATCTTGTTTGGTCTGACACATCTCATCTTCTTGACTAAAAGAAACATTTATTTAGAAATTAGTTCTACATTGTAAAAATGTTGCCACATTTCAAAGCAGAAAATCCTTCATTaccaacatgttttttttttcagtggTGTTTTTTCCCTCCATTCAGCTCAGTGGTGTGAAGGGGTTAATGTTATAACCTGCCCACcaaggtaaagacagtttcaggttggatattcgaAGGATATTTGCCTGTAGATTTCCTTACATCCACCAACagtagttagggaccgtcaacatagtgacaaatcacatttttcaaatttcaatagctctttaaccattactcctaaaacaTTAAAATCTGGTTGTATTTAAcccgatggcatagacacacattgcacacacttttttgttgttgatttacatctcgcactattttaaattatttattttgatttttgaatttcaatagctcattggtcatatgacctactgacttcacacaaggttcagaatgtccactcagtcGACCTACACATTTCACACCCTTTAGTTtatccattttcatctcacatgattttacatacatttttctaaatttAAAATgacaatagctccttggtcatgtgacctactgacttcaaacaaggttcagaatgtacactctGTGTGCCTACACATTGAACACCCTTTAGtgtgtccattttcatctcacatgattttacatgaatttttaaaatgtaaaatgtcaatagctccttggtcatgtaaataatataaaatatcaATGCAGTATGACAAACTAGCCATCCATTGTGTTATATCATAAATTGTCTTACATCTTACATGCCGTCACTGTTGTCAAAAGATTATAAACATGTAAATATAGTTAATTACCCAGTCAGTCTTTGGGCCACATCCAGGTTCTTTATCAGTGGCACACATGAAGCAGTTGTTGGCTTTGTTGAACTCTAAAATCATAGGTATGAACTGAACATATGGctgtcccacacaatgacataaaaataaagaattagCATTTACTTAGAATTAAATGTCATTACAAACCAGACATTTTCAGTATATCCTCAGccattttttgtgtttttgtgaagGTTCTATATCAATTTGGGAGGGGTTGTTGGGtaagttctgtgcaacttccttagtgacagagccagcagccaagAGAGCTTTTCACAGTGTGTCATAAAAAATGATTACACTTATGAATGTATGTAAAATGCTAATATGTATTAGATCCAGTACAATGGAATAACTA comes from Salmo trutta chromosome 18, fSalTru1.1, whole genome shotgun sequence and encodes:
- the LOC115153457 gene encoding interferon regulatory factor 2-like, giving the protein MHQGRLRLRPWLEEQIQSGKYPGVTWRDETAQVFQIPWKHAARHGWNIDKDATLFRNWAIHTGRYKPGIDKPDPKTWKANFRCALNSLPDVKELQDKSIKKGSNAFRVYMMLPVIKMTKQRKGLKESEVAIKQNLISLSETQAGSCASLDRFAEVFLKYRGGQASHSPGIFHVNDNYPPYNTIKDEQSPEQSYSHQSSLTPEVHERSDTTTDDNEQAEAVFKIVDHLKTIEHWSQSNENRSWRAAATGWVDCYCEDMDYLGYPLQTDCYTHSAQQRPLL